AGTTCCAGATGTTCCCACTGATTTCGGAAATCGAAGCTGAGATCGCGGTCTACCTTGAGGAAATTCTGGTTCTGCACTCTGTATCTCCGGAGGCCGGAATGAAAGAAGCAGCATTCGCAGTACAAGAAATTCTTGACGACTACTGGGCAAGGAATTAATTGCCAGAAGTTACAGCTTTTTTGGTGAAGGGAGGAGAAGCAATTGAGACAATCACATTCTAAGTTGCCTAGACGGTTCCACAGGGAGGTAGGATCGTGGTTGTTCCTCCTCCCTCACCTGTTTTTCTTCATTCTGTTCGTTGGTGTTCCGCTTGTATTTGGTATGATAATCAGTTTCTTCAACTGGAGTCTCCTCAGTGATAACGTGTTCATTGGAGTGAACAACTACGTTAGAACGTGGAATGATTCAAGATTCTGGCCCACGGTTCAGCACACTGTGGTTTTTGCGATAATCAGTGTTCCACTCACGATAATCGTTGCCATTATCTTTGCACACATTCTC
This DNA window, taken from Mesotoga infera, encodes the following:
- a CDS encoding sugar ABC transporter permease; protein product: MRQSHSKLPRRFHREVGSWLFLLPHLFFFILFVGVPLVFGMIISFFNWSLLSDNVFIGVNNYVRTWNDSRFWPTVQHTVVFAIISVPLTIIVAIIFAHIL